The sequence AGCATCACCGGTTCGGGCACCGGGCCGATCGACCAGGCGGTCATCGGTGACGACCAGAACATGTACCTGTTCTTCGCCGGTGACAACGGCAAGATCTACCGGGCCAGCATGCCGATCGGGAACTTCCCGGGCAGCTTCGGCTCCAACTACACGACCATCATGAGCGACACCACGAACAACCTCTTCGAGGCCGTTCAGGTCTACAAACTCCAGGGCCAGAGTCGCTACCTGATGATCGTCGAGGCAATCGGCTCGCAGGGCCGCTACTTCCGCTCGTTCACCGCCACCAGCCTGGGTGGTTCCTGGACGCCGCAGGCCACCAGCGAGAGCAACCCGTTCGCCGGCAAGGCCAACAGCGGCGCCACCTGGACCAACGACATCAGCCACGGTGAGCTGCTGCGCACCAACGCCGACCAGACCATGACCGTCGACCCCTGCAACCTGCAACTGCTCTACCAGGGCCGTTCCCCCAGCTCCGGCGGCGACTACGGCCTCCTGCCGTACCGGCCGGGTCTGCTGACCCTGCAGCGCTGACCCGATTCGATCAGCACGACGGTGACGGGCGGGCTCGGCGTCACGCCGAGCCCGCCCGCACCACGCCGGCCCCGGCCCCCGGCGCTCGGTTGGGCCGGCCTCGCCCGGTCCGGCGCTTGATCCACTCGGGTTCATGGAAGTCGCGGTATCTCGGTCGGCCTGACGCCGCGACTTCCTTGAAGGCGAGTCGATCAATCAACGGCCGATCGCATCAGCGGTCCCGAAACTGGACAAAGGCGCGGATCGGCCTCCGTCGAGTCCGCGTTGAGCCCACCCCTCCGGTGCCCCTCGTCTCGCGACCAAGGGCCGGTCGGTTCCGGCGCTCAGGCCGGCGGCGACGTCCGTGTAAGGATGTTGTGTGAGTTGTGAATCAACAATTTCGCCAGCGGTCGATCCAACCGCCTCCCCTCTCGTACTGAAAGCTGAGGGGATCGTGCTGCGAGACTGGCTCGACACCGATCTGCCGCACATGCCGGGCCTCTTCGACGCGCCGGACATGGCCGCGAACACCGATATCCCTTTCCCATTCGACGCGGACGCCTTTCTGGTCAGAATCCGGCGGCGCCGTGCCCAGGGCATTGTCGATCTGGCCGTGACGCGCGACGGCGGGGAGCCGCTTGGCCTCGTCGCACTCCACGCGGCGATCGGGGTGCTGGGGTACGCCATCGGCCCGACGCACCGCCGCCGCGGTATGGCGTCGCGTTCTCTGCGGTTGATGACGAGGTTCTGCCACGAAGAACTCGGCTTCACCCGAGTGCGGCTGAGCATCGTGCAGGGCAATGTGCCCTCGCAGCGGGTCGCTGAGTCCGCCGGATACGTCCGAAGCGACGATGAGGTCATCGAGAGGACGAATGGGTTGGGGCAGTTGAAGCCGCTCGAAACGTGGCATTGGATCGCTCCCGTGACGTCCGGCTGACAAAGAGGGGATACGACACGCGTCATCGGGGGCGGCCGGTGACTGACGAGTTTGGGACGATGCGCCGGTCGACCTACCGACGTCACCCCACTCGAAGGGATCCCCCGCGATGGCAAAGGTCATCTCCACGCTGTTCATCTCGGCCGACGGTGTGGCCGAGATCGACCCGGACTGGCACTTCCCGTACTTCGACGAAAACATGGGCCGCGCCGTCACCGAGGACTATGACACCGCCGACGTGCTGCTCATCGGCCGCGAGACGTACGACAGCTTCGCCGGGGCCTGGCCCGGCCGGGAGGCCGCGGGTGGCGAGGACGCACCGTTCGCCACGCAACTCGGCGACATGCGCAAGGTCGTCGTCTCGCGCCAGCCGCTGGAGTTCTCCTGGCGCAACTCGGAGCTGATCAACGGTGGCCTCCTCGACGCCGTCGCCGCGCTCAAGGCCGACGCTGGCGTCCGGGGAATCCTCATCCCCGGGTCGATCTCCGTGGTCCAGCAACTGCTCGCCGCAGGCCTGGTCGACGAGCTGCGCCTGCTGGTGCACCCGGTGGCCGCCCGTAAGGGCCGCAAGCTGTTCGACGAGGGCGACGCGGCGTACCACCTGCGGCTGGTGACGTCGGAGGCGTTCCCGACGGGCGTCCTTCGCGTGATCTACGCGCCGAGCCAGGCGCCGGCGCCGGACGGCTACCGAAATGCGGGTTAGTGCGCTGCCTTGAGGGCGGTGGTGATACGCCGCTGGAGTGACCGCCACCGATGCGTCCCACACTTTGGACCGGTATTTAGTGAGGGTCATCGATATTGACGGGTGACGTCGGTGGCGACAGGATCTCGGGCACCACCACCCCCGTGATCCCTCCTGGGAGGCGCCATGACCCGTCCCCGCCTGCCCCGCCTGCGGGCAGCCAGCCGGTTGGCCGCACTCGCCGTCGCCACCGCCGGCGTGCTGCTCACCGTCGCCACCCCCGCCAGCGCCGCCGTGCCCACCGGCCGCTACGTCGCGCTGGGCGACTCGTACACCGCTGGCCCGCTCATCCCCACTCAGGTCGACCTCAACTGCCTCCGGTCCAACCGCAACTACCCGTCGCTGGTGGCGGCGTCCGCCGGCTCGTCGTCGTTCGCCGACGTGAGCTGCTCCGGCGCCACCACGGACGACATCCTCTACGGCGGTAGCGGCCAACTGGGCATCACGCTGCCGCCGCAGCTCAACGCGGTCACGTCGAACACCTCGCTGGTGACGGTGCAGATCGGCGGCAACGACATCGGCTTCTCCGGGATCATCGGAGACTGCGCGGAGGCGAGCGTCAGCAGCCCGCTCGGATCTCCGTGCAAGAACCGGTACACCGCCGGAGGTGTCGACCAGTTGCAGGCGCGGATCGTCGCCGCCACGCCGAAGGTCACCGCCGTGCTCCAGGCGGTCCGGCAGGCCGCACCGGGCGCGCGGGTCGTGGTGCTCGGATACCCGGCGATCCTGCCGGACAGCGGTTACGGCTGCTGGCCGGTCGTCCCGATCGCCTACCAGGACGTGCCGTACCTGCGTGGCATCGAGAAGTCGCTCAACGCGATGCTGGCCAGCGCCGCGAGCGCCAACGGTGCCACCTACGCCGATGTCTACACCCCGTCCATCGGCCGCGACGCGTGCAAGGGCAGCGGCACCCGCTGGGTCGAGGGTCTGGTGCCGCAGAACTCGGCCGCGCCGTTCCACCCCAACGCCCGAGGTGAGCAGGGCATGGCCACCGCCCTGCTGGCCCGCCTGAACAGCTGATCAGGCCGTAATCGGCCGAGCCCGCCCCGCCGCCCAGCGGCGGGGCGGGTCACCCCCTGCGGTGCCCGGCACCTCTCGGCACACGATCACCGGTCACCCGGACCGAGAGGTGCCGGTGTGCTTGAGATCGGGGAGTCCGGGGTACCGAAAGATATGCCGAACGTGGGGCAAGTCGTCGGAGACCGTTACCGCCTGGTCGAAAGCATCGCCAGCGGCGGAATGGGTGACGTGTGGCGGGCGGTCGACGAAACCCTCGACCGCTGCGTGGCGGTCAAGATGCTGCAACCTCGGTTGGTCACCGACGGCGGCTTCGGTGAGCGGTTCCGGCGCGAGGCGCGGGCCATGGCAGCCCTGCGTCACCCAGGTGTCGCCCAGGTCTACGACTACGGTGAGGTGTCCCGGTCCGGAGCGCCCGTCCTCGCCTACATCGTGATGGAATGCGTGCAGGGGCAGCCCTTGTCGGAGCGGATCGCCGAGGTCGGCCCGCTGGACGTGGCCGAGACGATGTCGATCGCCGCGCAGACCGCCAGTGCCCTGCAGGCCGCGCATGACGCCGGTGTCGTCCACCGTGACGTCAAACCCAGCAACTTGATCATCGAGCCGGACGGGCACGTCGTACTCGTCGATTTCGGTGTTGCGGTGACGCAGGAAGCGGCGAGCCTGACCGGGGCGAACCAGATCGTCGGCACCGCCCTGTACATGGCACCGGAGCAGGTCGCGAAGAACGAGATCACGCCGGCGATCGACATCTACGCGCTGGGGGCTGTCGTCTACCACTGCCTGGCCGGTCGGCCGCCGCACCAGGGCGAGAATGCCGTCGCGGTGGCGCTGCGGCATCTCGAGGAGGAACCGTCGCCGCTGCCCGGAGACGTTCCGGCGGAGGTGCGACGTCTCGTCGCCACCGCGATGGCCAAGGATCCCTCCCAGCGATTTCCGACGGCAGCGGCCATGGCCAGTGCGGCGCAGACACTCGCGGGCCCGTCCGACCACGCGCTGTCCACTGCGACCGGGGCGACCGAGATCGGGGTGCGGACCGAGGTCACGGCTGCCCGCCGGTCGGCCCTCGGCGGCTCGGTGAGCGGGGCGGCCACTCCTGGGCCGCGAGCGCTCGCGGTGCTTCTCGGATCGTTGGCCGCCGCGGCTGCCGTCCTGGTGCTCGCCGATCCCGTCGGGTTCATGCCCGGCCCGACCGGGCGACCGTCGACGCCTCCCGTGGTGCCGCCCACGGTGTCGCCAACGGTGCCGCCGCAGCGGGACCCGGGCCCCGGCGTCGGCGGTGGTGAACCAGCCACCCGCAGTTCCGCTGGCATGCCGGTCCGAGCGCCCGGCTCCGCGACCCCGACCCCGACGCCCACCCGGACCGGGGGCGAGGGGACGGTGGACCCGTCGACGCCGTCCGGTGGGAGCACTGCGGACGCGCCGAGTCCCACCGCGTCCGAGAGCGCGCCTGCGGAGCCGACGGAGGGCCCGACGGCAGCCCCGACGGGCGGAACGACGGCGGCACCGACCGCGGAAACGACGGAGAACCCGGCGACGGACCCGACCTCGGCACCGTCGGCGGACGAATCGACGGCCGGAGGAGGGACCGCGGTGCCGCAGGTGTGACCGGCGGTGGCGACGACCACGTCTCGCGACGGGACCGTGCCCGCAGACTCCGCCCTTTGCTCTGCACCCGCGGAGGCGCCATTCAGCGGCAGGCCGGTGGTGCCTCGGCGGGTGCAGAGCAAAGGGGCACGTCGAGCGGGGTCGACCCAAGGCCGTCCTGGACGCCGAGGCGGACGGGGGATGCCTGCCGAACGCAGTCTGGCGTGGCGGCCGAGGCCGCCACGCCAGTGGTGCGATGTCAGTCAGGAACCGGTCGAGATCAACTGGTGCGACAGGTGACCGTGGGCCAGTTCCAGTTGCCGTTGGCCATGATCGTTATCCCGAAGTTGTTGCCGTTGCCGTTCGGCGTCGCGGTGACGGTGCCACTGTTGCCGTTGACGGCGGCGTTCCAGCTGTTCTGGATGCTCTGGCCGCCACCGAGGCCGAGGCTGACGACCCAGTTGTTGGTGCCGCTGACCGCGACATTGAGGTTGAACCGGTCACCCCACTGCTGGCCGGCGGAGAGCGTCGCGGTGCAGTTTCCGGTCCC comes from Micromonospora vinacea and encodes:
- a CDS encoding GNAT family N-acetyltransferase, with the protein product MLRDWLDTDLPHMPGLFDAPDMAANTDIPFPFDADAFLVRIRRRRAQGIVDLAVTRDGGEPLGLVALHAAIGVLGYAIGPTHRRRGMASRSLRLMTRFCHEELGFTRVRLSIVQGNVPSQRVAESAGYVRSDDEVIERTNGLGQLKPLETWHWIAPVTSG
- a CDS encoding dihydrofolate reductase family protein, whose product is MAKVISTLFISADGVAEIDPDWHFPYFDENMGRAVTEDYDTADVLLIGRETYDSFAGAWPGREAAGGEDAPFATQLGDMRKVVVSRQPLEFSWRNSELINGGLLDAVAALKADAGVRGILIPGSISVVQQLLAAGLVDELRLLVHPVAARKGRKLFDEGDAAYHLRLVTSEAFPTGVLRVIYAPSQAPAPDGYRNAG
- a CDS encoding SGNH/GDSL hydrolase family protein; protein product: MTRPRLPRLRAASRLAALAVATAGVLLTVATPASAAVPTGRYVALGDSYTAGPLIPTQVDLNCLRSNRNYPSLVAASAGSSSFADVSCSGATTDDILYGGSGQLGITLPPQLNAVTSNTSLVTVQIGGNDIGFSGIIGDCAEASVSSPLGSPCKNRYTAGGVDQLQARIVAATPKVTAVLQAVRQAAPGARVVVLGYPAILPDSGYGCWPVVPIAYQDVPYLRGIEKSLNAMLASAASANGATYADVYTPSIGRDACKGSGTRWVEGLVPQNSAAPFHPNARGEQGMATALLARLNS
- a CDS encoding serine/threonine-protein kinase yields the protein MGQVVGDRYRLVESIASGGMGDVWRAVDETLDRCVAVKMLQPRLVTDGGFGERFRREARAMAALRHPGVAQVYDYGEVSRSGAPVLAYIVMECVQGQPLSERIAEVGPLDVAETMSIAAQTASALQAAHDAGVVHRDVKPSNLIIEPDGHVVLVDFGVAVTQEAASLTGANQIVGTALYMAPEQVAKNEITPAIDIYALGAVVYHCLAGRPPHQGENAVAVALRHLEEEPSPLPGDVPAEVRRLVATAMAKDPSQRFPTAAAMASAAQTLAGPSDHALSTATGATEIGVRTEVTAARRSALGGSVSGAATPGPRALAVLLGSLAAAAAVLVLADPVGFMPGPTGRPSTPPVVPPTVSPTVPPQRDPGPGVGGGEPATRSSAGMPVRAPGSATPTPTPTRTGGEGTVDPSTPSGGSTADAPSPTASESAPAEPTEGPTAAPTGGTTAAPTAETTENPATDPTSAPSADESTAGGGTAVPQV